From the Meriones unguiculatus strain TT.TT164.6M chromosome 12, Bangor_MerUng_6.1, whole genome shotgun sequence genome, one window contains:
- the LOC110539940 gene encoding large ribosomal subunit protein eL32-like has translation MAALRPLVKPKIVKKRTKKFIRHQSDRYVKIKRNWRKPRDINSRVRRRFKGQILMPNIGYRSNKKNKHMLPSGFQKFLVHIVKELEVLLMCNKSYCAEIAHNVSSKNRKAIVERAAQLAIRVTNPNARLCSEENE, from the coding sequence ATGGCTGCCCTCCGGCCTCTGGTGAAGCCCAAGATCGTCAAAAAGAGGACCAAGAAGTTCATCAGGCACCAGTCAGACAGATACGTAAAAATTAAGCGAAACTGGCGGAAACCCAGAGATATCAACAGCAGGGTTAGGAGAAGATTCAAGGGCCAGATCCTGATGCCCAACATTGGTTATAGgagcaacaagaaaaataagcACATGCTGCCTAGTGGCTTCCAGAAGTTTCTGGTCCACATTGTCAAAGAGCTGGAGGTGCTGCTGATGTGCAACAAGTCTTACTGTGCTGAGATTGCTCACAATGTGTCCTCCAAGAACCGGAAAGCCATCGTAGAAAGAGCAGCACAGCTGGCCATCAGAGTGACCAATCCCAACGCCAGGCTGTGCAGTGAAGAGAATGAGTAG